One Oligoflexia bacterium DNA window includes the following coding sequences:
- a CDS encoding glycosyltransferase family 2 protein, translating to MKTIPVILSFNHIELTKRCVNSVLGHFTTRPIYLVHNGSQTEIVNELKAEFPQVEHLVLEVNQGFSGGANHGLRTAFSSNVERVLFVTNDTTLEKLSFDEWPGYVSDSYIMAPRIERRKTGTIDSLGAKVDFFKGKLIHHNLENQADVNDPGFYVPGTAFLISKKAWDKIGEFDASLGTYWDDVDYSLRARAQGVSLDLLPSIVLNHGIGKTCHGNPLYTLYHFHRNRRRVTWRHAKKGHKLVFGAVYGYDMARKIFKFTLNHDPIRLKFVLRALLS from the coding sequence ATGAAAACAATTCCAGTAATTTTAAGTTTTAATCATATTGAATTGACCAAGAGATGCGTAAACTCAGTACTTGGTCATTTTACAACAAGGCCAATCTATCTTGTTCACAACGGATCACAAACTGAAATCGTAAATGAACTTAAAGCTGAATTCCCGCAAGTGGAACACCTCGTTTTAGAAGTGAACCAAGGCTTCTCTGGTGGGGCTAATCACGGTTTACGAACGGCATTTAGCAGTAACGTAGAGCGTGTCTTATTTGTGACAAACGATACGACACTTGAAAAGTTATCATTTGATGAATGGCCAGGTTATGTAAGTGATAGTTATATAATGGCCCCTCGAATTGAGAGAAGAAAAACAGGTACGATTGATTCTTTGGGTGCCAAAGTTGATTTTTTCAAAGGTAAACTCATTCATCATAATTTAGAAAATCAAGCTGACGTGAATGATCCTGGATTCTACGTTCCGGGTACTGCGTTTTTGATTTCTAAAAAAGCCTGGGATAAAATAGGGGAATTTGACGCAAGTCTTGGCACCTATTGGGATGATGTGGATTATAGCCTTCGAGCCAGGGCCCAAGGTGTTAGTTTAGATCTCTTGCCCTCAATTGTTTTAAATCACGGTATAGGTAAAACCTGTCATGGCAATCCGCTATACACTCTCTATCATTTTCACCGTAACAGGAGGCGAGTGACCTGGCGCCATGCTAAAAAGGGCCATAAGCTTGTGTTTGGAGCAGTCTACGGATACGATATGGCGCGAAAAATTTTCAAATTTACTCTTAATCATGATCCCATTCGCTTGAAATTCGTACTTCGCGCCCTTCTTTCATGA
- a CDS encoding YgiQ family radical SAM protein, translated as MSEKSELLPTTKDEMNKRGWNELDILLITGDAYIDHPTFGIPLLGRVLEKKGYRVGIIAQPDWRNFDDITRMGTPKLFCGVSAGSMDSMINKYTALKRLRDYDAYTPGGSPDLRPERATIVFTNLARKAFPGLPVIIGGIEASLRRFTHFDYWDNKIRRSILFDSRADLLCHGMSEKTILEIAHHFKSGGTVDNIPPFRGTARIHKNIDSIPEDKRIVMASFEEIQAPLNGTVEEINLSHAKFNKSAVTIERESNPHNAKILIEPCQGRYVVAQLPVLPLSTKELDDIYELPFTKRPHPMYVQPIPAYEVIKFSVQTNRGCFGGCSFCAITLQQGREIQSRSPDSLKKEVEKLKNIPGWAGTITDLGGPSANMYKLTGKDESICKLCKKMSCLFPKPCFNLDTDQTPQIEMMRMIRKTPGVKHVFIASGIRYDLALQTPEYIKEVTQHHTGGVMSVAPEHTDPMVLKLMKKPPIEEYNKFVEYFNQYSKEAGKKQMLSPYFISSFPGSDLNKTSKMSEYFKANKMRPEQIQDFIPSPMTLATAMYYTEKNPHTNEPIYIEKAMSKRKLQKRTLQSFLPQNRFIKARDLRKKGKFPRTYIASETETLDGNNSPLDING; from the coding sequence ATGAGCGAAAAATCTGAATTATTGCCTACAACAAAAGATGAGATGAATAAGCGTGGTTGGAATGAATTAGACATTCTTCTCATCACGGGTGATGCGTACATTGATCATCCCACATTTGGCATTCCTTTACTTGGTCGGGTATTAGAAAAAAAAGGTTATAGAGTCGGTATCATCGCGCAACCTGATTGGCGCAATTTTGATGATATCACCCGCATGGGAACACCAAAACTTTTTTGCGGTGTGAGTGCTGGTTCAATGGATAGCATGATTAATAAATACACAGCCCTTAAGCGTCTTCGCGATTACGATGCCTATACACCCGGGGGAAGTCCTGATCTAAGACCTGAAAGAGCAACAATCGTATTTACAAATTTAGCTAGAAAAGCATTTCCGGGGCTGCCAGTTATTATCGGTGGTATTGAAGCAAGTTTACGACGATTTACCCATTTTGATTATTGGGATAATAAAATACGTAGAAGTATTCTTTTTGATTCACGTGCTGATCTTCTTTGTCACGGAATGAGTGAAAAAACAATTTTAGAAATTGCCCATCATTTTAAATCTGGAGGAACCGTTGATAACATTCCTCCTTTTCGTGGTACTGCTCGCATTCATAAAAATATTGATTCGATTCCTGAAGACAAACGCATTGTTATGGCGAGTTTTGAAGAAATTCAAGCCCCACTTAATGGCACAGTAGAAGAAATAAATCTTAGTCATGCAAAATTTAATAAATCAGCTGTAACAATTGAGCGTGAGAGTAATCCCCATAACGCAAAAATTCTTATCGAACCATGCCAAGGGCGTTATGTCGTAGCTCAACTTCCTGTATTGCCACTTTCAACAAAAGAGCTTGATGATATCTACGAGCTGCCTTTTACTAAACGGCCCCATCCAATGTATGTGCAGCCCATACCAGCATATGAAGTTATAAAATTCTCAGTGCAAACAAATCGTGGATGTTTTGGTGGCTGTAGCTTTTGTGCGATCACTTTACAACAGGGGCGAGAGATTCAATCTCGAAGCCCGGATAGTCTTAAAAAAGAAGTCGAAAAATTAAAAAATATTCCCGGATGGGCAGGCACAATTACAGATCTTGGTGGGCCGAGTGCAAATATGTACAAGCTCACTGGTAAAGATGAAAGCATTTGTAAGTTGTGTAAAAAAATGTCGTGTTTATTTCCAAAGCCTTGTTTTAATTTAGACACCGATCAAACACCACAAATTGAAATGATGCGGATGATTCGTAAAACTCCAGGTGTTAAACATGTCTTTATCGCAAGTGGTATTCGCTATGATTTAGCACTTCAAACGCCAGAATATATAAAAGAGGTGACTCAACACCACACAGGTGGAGTGATGAGTGTAGCGCCTGAACATACCGACCCCATGGTTTTAAAACTTATGAAAAAACCACCCATTGAAGAATACAATAAATTTGTAGAGTATTTTAATCAATACAGCAAAGAAGCTGGCAAAAAACAGATGCTCTCGCCCTATTTTATTTCAAGCTTTCCTGGTTCAGATTTAAATAAAACTTCAAAAATGAGTGAGTATTTCAAGGCTAATAAAATGCGCCCTGAACAGATTCAAGATTTTATCCCATCGCCTATGACCTTAGCGACTGCCATGTATTATACAGAAAAAAATCCTCACACCAATGAACCCATTTATATTGAAAAAGCCATGTCTAAAAGAAAGCTTCAAAAACGAACGCTTCAATCTTTTTTGCCTCAAAACAGATTTATTAAGGCTCGTGATTTGCGTAAAAAAGGAAAATTTCCTCGCACCTACATTGCTTCTGAAACAGAAACACTCGATGGGAATAATAGCCCTTTAGATATAAACGGTTAG
- the mutL gene encoding DNA mismatch repair endonuclease MutL, producing MRPIEILDSETINKIAAGEVIERPASALKELLENSADSGATRVEIDFDEGGKTEIRVLDDGHGMDLNELPLSLERHATSKIKSIDDLMSLNTFGFRGEALASLAAVSELSLHSGKKESPSGSKIISYGGKTEGPVPAAPLCGTQVVVKNLFFNVPARQKFLKSDAGETAAIKKTVRSFALSHPELQVTLRQSGRVIYQWGKQDFFKRACQVLNVEPNQALLIEAVESGLKLQAVLVLPQWNLATQQGIWLFVQSRPVVDRIIQQALFEGYRNLMMQHQYPQAVLKLNVDPGSVDVNVHPTKAQVKFLNPSAVFRFISRTVKEALEKKLGAQQNKSSDVIYDTHTQQNLVRDAVVQYNQRAYTAAQEDAVETSRFLAQSSFQNNAPKDNSTDLLNAVMPEAKPKGAWSSLQLIGQYSNTYLVTQSAKALVLIDQHAAHERVLFEGLKNNFQKNNVEKQAALLEELIELPAEAIEAITEARYEKIFNELGFDLAQRGPTTLSIIARPAFLIDVGLAPLFERLGEQILDCGSKGVIDDLLGEIWASMACHGAIRAGRVLSQSEMQSLLNQMDDYSFSSFCPHGRPVSVQLGLHELEKMFKRIV from the coding sequence ATGCGTCCGATTGAAATCTTAGATTCTGAGACCATTAATAAAATTGCAGCCGGTGAAGTTATTGAAAGACCAGCAAGTGCATTAAAAGAGCTACTTGAAAATAGTGCTGATAGCGGAGCCACGCGCGTTGAAATAGATTTTGACGAAGGTGGTAAAACTGAAATTCGAGTACTTGATGATGGTCACGGTATGGATCTTAATGAACTGCCATTGTCATTAGAGAGACATGCAACAAGTAAAATTAAATCAATTGATGATTTAATGAGTTTAAATACATTCGGTTTTCGCGGCGAAGCCCTGGCATCTTTGGCGGCTGTTAGTGAACTCTCACTTCATAGCGGTAAAAAAGAATCACCATCGGGTTCAAAAATTATTTCTTACGGAGGAAAAACCGAGGGGCCGGTTCCTGCTGCGCCATTGTGCGGAACCCAAGTTGTAGTTAAAAATCTTTTTTTTAATGTTCCAGCAAGACAGAAATTTCTAAAATCTGATGCTGGTGAAACAGCGGCAATTAAAAAAACTGTACGATCATTTGCTTTAAGTCATCCTGAATTACAAGTCACATTAAGGCAATCTGGTCGTGTTATTTATCAATGGGGTAAACAAGATTTTTTTAAACGCGCATGCCAAGTTTTAAATGTCGAGCCAAATCAAGCTTTACTCATTGAGGCAGTCGAGTCGGGGCTTAAGCTTCAAGCTGTACTTGTATTGCCACAATGGAATTTAGCCACCCAACAAGGTATTTGGCTTTTTGTACAATCAAGACCTGTGGTTGATCGCATAATTCAACAAGCACTTTTTGAAGGTTATCGAAATCTCATGATGCAGCATCAATACCCACAAGCGGTATTAAAACTCAATGTGGATCCAGGTTCTGTAGATGTGAATGTGCATCCTACAAAAGCACAAGTAAAATTTCTTAACCCCTCAGCTGTTTTTAGATTTATTAGTAGAACTGTTAAAGAGGCATTAGAGAAAAAATTAGGTGCTCAGCAAAATAAATCAAGTGATGTTATCTATGATACTCATACACAGCAAAATCTCGTGCGTGATGCCGTAGTTCAATACAATCAAAGAGCATACACAGCGGCTCAAGAAGACGCAGTTGAGACATCTCGATTTTTAGCTCAATCTTCATTTCAAAACAATGCGCCTAAAGATAATTCAACTGATTTACTAAATGCCGTTATGCCTGAAGCAAAACCAAAAGGTGCATGGTCATCACTTCAACTTATTGGTCAGTACTCAAATACATATCTTGTGACTCAATCTGCAAAAGCATTGGTACTTATTGATCAACATGCGGCACATGAGAGAGTATTATTTGAGGGGCTAAAAAATAATTTTCAAAAAAATAATGTTGAAAAACAAGCAGCCCTTTTAGAAGAACTCATTGAACTTCCGGCTGAAGCTATTGAGGCAATTACTGAAGCTCGATATGAGAAAATATTTAATGAACTTGGTTTTGACTTAGCCCAAAGAGGTCCCACTACATTAAGTATAATAGCTAGGCCCGCATTTTTAATTGATGTAGGTTTAGCTCCACTTTTTGAGCGTCTAGGTGAGCAAATACTTGATTGCGGATCCAAAGGGGTAATCGATGACCTTTTGGGTGAAATATGGGCCTCAATGGCTTGTCACGGCGCAATCAGAGCGGGGAGAGTACTTAGCCAATCTGAGATGCAATCACTTTTAAATCAAATGGATGATTATTCTTTTTCAAGTTTTTGCCCACATGGAAGGCCTGTAAGTGTTCAATTAGGGCTGCATGAACTTGAGAAAATGTTTAAGAGAATTGTGTGA
- the miaA gene encoding tRNA (adenosine(37)-N6)-dimethylallyltransferase MiaA — MKVVSICGATATGKTAIAFQLAQKLNTEIISFDSLQIYQELNIGTAKPPPEMLNAIRHHLIDEIKPTEVFTAGDFRKQALQILKTLSDSKDFAILVGGTGFYLQALLKGMHDIPEVSTEVKHKLKADLKALGSTELYEELQISDPQYATKIHPNDTYRILRGLELIRSGKGPTQIRNDFNPQKFPYTLVQLGLRRKKEVLKNAIEVRTNNMFEQGILNETQTLVKKYSKDLRPLQSVGYKECVMHLDGQISIKQAQDLITQNTMALAKRQSTWFKRDNTIHWFDPDDTNQNIMDEINKVLDNQYTA; from the coding sequence GTGAAAGTTGTAAGTATTTGCGGCGCTACTGCTACCGGAAAAACCGCTATCGCATTTCAATTAGCTCAAAAATTAAATACAGAAATTATAAGTTTTGACAGCTTACAAATTTATCAAGAATTAAACATCGGTACTGCTAAACCCCCACCCGAAATGCTTAATGCCATCAGACATCACCTTATTGATGAAATTAAACCCACAGAAGTTTTCACTGCAGGTGATTTTAGAAAACAGGCACTCCAGATTTTAAAAACATTAAGTGATTCAAAAGATTTTGCAATCTTGGTTGGCGGAACGGGTTTTTATCTTCAAGCTCTTTTAAAAGGAATGCATGATATTCCTGAGGTTTCAACTGAAGTGAAACATAAGTTAAAGGCAGATTTAAAAGCTCTCGGCAGCACAGAACTTTATGAGGAGCTTCAAATTTCTGACCCTCAATATGCGACAAAGATTCATCCCAACGATACATATAGAATTTTAAGAGGACTTGAACTTATTCGTTCAGGTAAAGGGCCAACACAAATTCGAAATGATTTTAATCCGCAAAAATTTCCTTACACATTAGTACAATTGGGACTTCGTCGTAAAAAAGAAGTTCTTAAAAATGCTATTGAAGTTCGAACGAATAATATGTTTGAGCAAGGGATACTTAATGAAACGCAAACACTTGTAAAAAAATACTCTAAAGACTTACGCCCATTACAAAGTGTAGGGTATAAAGAATGTGTAATGCATCTTGATGGGCAAATTTCAATAAAGCAGGCTCAAGATTTAATTACCCAAAATACTATGGCCTTGGCTAAAAGACAGAGCACTTGGTTTAAACGAGATAATACCATTCATTGGTTTGACCCCGATGATACAAACCAAAACATCATGGATGAGATAAACAAGGTATTAGATAATCAATACACAGCGTAA
- a CDS encoding YicC/YloC family endoribonuclease: protein MISSMTGFGTSAFKNEKISLNIQIKSVNGRFLETRFRMPREYSSLEGEIKKKISKYIQRGTLDISIYRTIETKDANIVVTPNISLAKAWVKACQELASFTNLNDDTTFASLLRVPDMMQISGNEELQDWEKSAVYETVEKTLEACLGEKRREGEAQFKTFSDLLDTLEKFITDIKKKKKIIDSQLLAKLGERLKALADGIAIDPQRLAQEAVFLMDKADIEEELIRAETHIKAYRLALNEKVSVGKKLEFYTQELHREINTMGSKTQALEVTLDVIEAKTCIERLREQVQNVE from the coding sequence ATGATAAGTAGCATGACCGGGTTTGGGACGTCTGCTTTTAAGAATGAGAAGATTTCCCTAAATATCCAAATTAAAAGTGTGAATGGTCGTTTTTTAGAAACACGCTTTCGTATGCCTCGTGAGTACTCAAGTCTTGAAGGTGAAATTAAGAAAAAAATCTCAAAATATATTCAGCGTGGCACACTCGATATTTCTATTTATCGCACTATTGAAACAAAAGACGCCAATATCGTTGTCACTCCCAACATCTCATTAGCAAAAGCGTGGGTGAAGGCCTGTCAAGAGTTAGCGTCGTTTACTAATCTCAACGACGATACAACATTTGCCTCGCTCTTACGTGTTCCCGATATGATGCAAATTTCCGGTAATGAAGAACTTCAAGACTGGGAAAAATCAGCCGTCTATGAAACCGTAGAAAAAACATTAGAAGCTTGCTTGGGCGAAAAACGTAGAGAAGGCGAAGCCCAATTCAAAACGTTTTCAGATCTATTAGATACACTTGAAAAATTCATTACTGATATTAAGAAGAAAAAAAAGATCATTGATAGCCAGCTTCTAGCAAAACTGGGTGAGCGTCTTAAAGCACTTGCTGATGGGATAGCAATTGATCCTCAACGGCTTGCTCAAGAAGCTGTTTTTCTAATGGATAAAGCCGATATCGAAGAAGAGCTCATTCGTGCAGAAACCCACATCAAGGCCTATAGACTTGCGTTGAATGAAAAAGTAAGTGTGGGCAAGAAGCTTGAGTTTTACACTCAAGAGCTCCATCGAGAAATCAATACCATGGGTTCAAAAACTCAGGCTCTTGAAGTAACTTTAGATGTTATTGAGGCAAAAACCTGCATCGAAAGACTGCGCGAACAGGTGCAGAATGTGGAGTAA
- the gmk gene encoding guanylate kinase, with protein MKAFRHGRILKFEGESRLKPCLIIVSAPSGAGKSTLCARLVEEYPEIIENVSFTTRPPRNKEDDGVDYFFVDMAEFEEKKNRSFFVEHAMVHDHCYGVSFAQIETAIKSGRPIILDIDVQGAKTLLNKFPDALTIFVLPPSIEELERRLKSRDQGKTNNYMLRIKNAASEMAQAVHFKHQLINENLEEAYAQFKKVVETALRNS; from the coding sequence ATGAAAGCATTCCGTCATGGACGCATATTAAAGTTTGAAGGTGAGTCACGGCTCAAGCCTTGCCTTATCATCGTTTCAGCACCCAGTGGTGCCGGGAAATCCACCCTTTGTGCCCGCCTTGTTGAGGAATACCCAGAAATCATTGAAAATGTGAGTTTTACGACACGCCCGCCACGTAATAAAGAAGACGATGGTGTTGATTACTTCTTTGTAGATATGGCGGAGTTTGAGGAGAAGAAAAACAGGAGCTTTTTTGTAGAACATGCCATGGTTCATGACCACTGCTATGGAGTAAGCTTTGCCCAGATCGAAACGGCAATTAAATCAGGAAGGCCCATTATTTTAGATATTGACGTTCAGGGAGCTAAAACTCTTCTCAATAAGTTCCCAGATGCCCTCACGATCTTTGTTTTACCTCCTTCTATCGAGGAGTTAGAGCGAAGGCTTAAATCAAGGGATCAAGGAAAAACCAATAACTACATGCTCAGAATCAAAAATGCGGCATCTGAAATGGCTCAAGCCGTTCACTTTAAACACCAGCTCATTAATGAGAATCTAGAAGAAGCCTATGCACAGTTTAAGAAAGTAGTTGAAACTGCGCTCAGAAATAGCTAA
- the rpoZ gene encoding DNA-directed RNA polymerase subunit omega: MARITVEDCLTNVANRFALVMLVSKRAKQIMRGSKPLVSVKDNKAIVTALREVAANKVWYDVGDGTAEDQIEQDLNR, translated from the coding sequence GTGGCTCGTATTACGGTTGAAGATTGTCTTACAAATGTTGCTAATCGTTTTGCATTGGTAATGTTAGTTTCTAAACGTGCTAAACAAATTATGCGCGGTTCTAAACCTTTGGTAAGTGTAAAAGATAATAAAGCTATTGTTACTGCACTTCGCGAAGTTGCAGCGAATAAAGTTTGGTATGATGTAGGTGATGGCACTGCTGAAGATCAAATTGAACAAGACTTGAATCGTTAA
- a CDS encoding bifunctional (p)ppGpp synthetase/guanosine-3',5'-bis(diphosphate) 3'-pyrophosphohydrolase — protein sequence MSESFKDISKGEKNITPTKALAQLKDKITSYFPLADLALVDKAYKFSEKAHSGQLRRSGDPYILHPLGVATALAEMHMDLDTIITGLLHDTVEDTVATLEDIEKLFGPTIASLVDGVTKISQMSFRNTHEKQSENIRKMIIAMGRDIRVILVKLADRLHNMRTLNHMPIDRQVIISQETLDIYAPLANRLGISWLKIELEDLSLRYLKPEIYQKLSQKVSKKKNEREKYILEVISVLKKELTKESVKAEVHGRPKHFYSIYKKMEASSIDYEQVYDILAFRVLVDTMVECYEVLGVIHNIWKPIPGRFKDFIAMPKANNYQSLHTTVIGPGGERVEIQIRTHEMHLIAERGIAAHWKYKEGGGIDKETEKRFEWLHQLLQWHQQLKDPSEFLETIKTDLFAGDIYVFTPHGDVMEFPFGATALDFAYSVHTDVGNHCVATKVNGKIVPFKHKLKNGDSIEVVTSPNQKPTKDWLKMVYLSRAKNKIRAYIKSEERARAISLGTEMIEKLFKKYDLNFNNFLKPIHTEKLLKELALSELNDVIAQVGYGKIAPLKIVEILAPEKTKEPLKEPPEPDTFLRKVFKAAIQKSSKSRSAIQIHGMSDILVRFGKCCSPIPGDPIVGFITRGRGITVHLAICPKVYDMDQDRRVDVAWNLDMQTERVAKLRIVCVDEPGLLQKMSEAFAEQGVNIHTAQVRTTKDQKAISLFEVSVHDIAHLQKVMKELEKVKGVISVERMKA from the coding sequence ATGAGTGAGTCCTTTAAAGACATTTCGAAGGGCGAAAAAAATATCACACCCACAAAAGCTCTTGCCCAGCTCAAAGATAAAATTACGTCTTATTTTCCGCTCGCCGATCTCGCTTTAGTAGATAAAGCATATAAATTTTCAGAAAAAGCACATTCTGGTCAACTCCGTAGATCTGGAGATCCGTACATACTTCATCCATTGGGTGTTGCCACCGCCCTTGCTGAAATGCACATGGATCTCGACACGATCATCACTGGCCTTTTACACGACACAGTAGAAGACACAGTTGCCACATTAGAAGATATTGAAAAACTATTTGGGCCGACAATCGCTAGTCTTGTAGATGGTGTGACTAAAATTTCTCAAATGTCGTTTCGTAATACCCACGAAAAACAATCAGAAAATATACGTAAAATGATTATCGCTATGGGGCGAGATATTCGAGTGATTTTAGTAAAACTCGCTGATCGCCTCCACAATATGCGAACTCTGAATCATATGCCCATCGATCGACAAGTGATTATTTCTCAAGAAACCCTAGATATCTATGCACCGCTGGCAAATAGACTTGGTATCAGCTGGTTAAAGATAGAACTTGAAGATTTAAGTTTACGGTATTTAAAACCTGAAATTTATCAAAAGCTTTCTCAAAAAGTTTCTAAGAAAAAAAATGAACGGGAAAAATACATTCTTGAAGTTATCTCGGTTTTGAAAAAAGAATTAACAAAAGAAAGTGTTAAAGCTGAAGTGCACGGCAGACCAAAACATTTTTATTCAATTTATAAAAAAATGGAAGCTAGCAGCATTGATTATGAACAAGTTTATGACATCTTAGCGTTTCGAGTTTTGGTTGATACAATGGTTGAGTGTTATGAGGTTTTAGGTGTTATTCATAATATTTGGAAGCCTATCCCTGGGCGTTTTAAAGATTTTATAGCTATGCCTAAAGCCAATAACTATCAAAGTTTGCATACAACAGTTATTGGCCCGGGTGGTGAGCGTGTTGAAATTCAAATTAGAACCCATGAAATGCATTTGATTGCAGAGCGTGGAATTGCTGCCCACTGGAAATACAAGGAAGGTGGGGGCATCGATAAAGAAACAGAAAAACGTTTTGAATGGCTCCATCAACTTTTGCAATGGCATCAACAGCTCAAAGACCCATCAGAATTTTTAGAGACAATTAAAACCGATCTATTTGCAGGTGATATTTACGTTTTTACTCCCCATGGCGATGTCATGGAGTTTCCGTTCGGAGCCACTGCACTTGATTTTGCCTACAGTGTGCATACAGACGTTGGAAATCATTGTGTTGCTACAAAAGTGAATGGGAAGATTGTTCCTTTTAAACATAAACTTAAAAACGGGGATAGTATCGAAGTTGTTACATCACCGAATCAAAAGCCAACAAAAGATTGGCTCAAGATGGTTTATTTAAGTCGCGCTAAAAATAAAATCAGAGCTTATATTAAAAGTGAAGAGCGTGCTCGAGCGATTAGTTTGGGTACTGAGATGATTGAAAAATTATTTAAAAAATATGATCTCAATTTTAATAATTTTTTAAAACCCATTCATACCGAAAAACTTCTTAAAGAATTAGCACTATCAGAATTAAACGATGTCATCGCACAAGTGGGTTATGGCAAGATTGCACCATTAAAAATTGTTGAAATTTTAGCTCCAGAAAAAACAAAAGAGCCACTTAAAGAACCTCCAGAGCCTGATACTTTTTTAAGAAAAGTTTTTAAAGCAGCAATTCAAAAATCATCTAAATCTAGATCAGCAATTCAGATTCACGGGATGAGTGATATTTTAGTGCGTTTTGGAAAATGCTGTAGTCCGATTCCAGGTGATCCGATCGTGGGTTTTATTACGAGGGGGCGAGGTATAACGGTTCATCTTGCAATTTGCCCAAAAGTTTATGACATGGATCAAGATCGCAGAGTCGATGTTGCCTGGAACCTTGATATGCAAACAGAGCGTGTGGCTAAACTTCGCATCGTCTGTGTGGATGAACCTGGGTTACTGCAAAAAATGTCTGAAGCTTTTGCTGAACAAGGGGTGAATATTCATACCGCCCAAGTTAGAACAACAAAAGATCAAAAAGCCATTAGTCTCTTTGAAGTGAGTGTTCATGACATAGCCCATCTTCAAAAGGTTATGAAAGAGCTTGAAAAAGTAAAAGGCGTTATTTCAGTTGAGCGTATGAAGGCATGA
- a CDS encoding coenzyme F420-0:L-glutamate ligase produces the protein MKITAISTRIFHLNEDLVSFITTHVKSLPEGSILLVTSKIISLAEGQIVNHSETSKKDLVKKEADIVLCESYKTYLTIKNNILIPAAGIDESNAEGKFYILWPKDPYQSAKDLWLTTKTHYQIKKLGIILTDSRCTPLRKGVSGVGISYWGFKGVDSHIGKPDIFNRPIVMSTTNIVDGLAAAGVLVMGESNEQKPLALIENFEAEFCDEVDPKELIMPPDQDIFGPVIKMN, from the coding sequence ATGAAAATCACTGCAATTTCGACCCGTATTTTTCATTTAAACGAAGATTTAGTCAGTTTTATCACGACTCATGTGAAATCGTTGCCTGAAGGGTCAATTTTGCTGGTTACCTCTAAGATTATCTCATTAGCTGAAGGTCAAATCGTAAATCATTCTGAGACTTCAAAAAAAGATCTCGTTAAAAAAGAAGCCGATATTGTTTTATGCGAATCATATAAAACATATCTCACCATAAAAAATAATATTTTAATCCCCGCAGCCGGAATCGATGAATCAAATGCTGAAGGAAAATTTTATATTCTCTGGCCAAAAGATCCTTACCAAAGTGCAAAAGACCTTTGGTTAACAACCAAAACTCATTATCAGATTAAAAAACTAGGCATAATTCTAACAGATTCAAGATGCACACCTTTACGTAAAGGTGTGAGTGGCGTTGGTATCTCTTATTGGGGATTCAAAGGTGTAGATAGCCATATCGGAAAACCCGATATCTTTAATCGACCGATTGTTATGAGTACCACCAATATAGTTGATGGTCTCGCAGCTGCTGGGGTACTGGTCATGGGTGAGTCAAATGAACAAAAACCACTGGCATTGATTGAAAATTTTGAAGCTGAATTTTGTGATGAAGTGGATCCTAAAGAATTAATCATGCCGCCGGATCAAGATATATTTGGCCCAGTAATAAAAATGAATTAA
- a CDS encoding phage holin family protein, whose translation MDHGLIITLVQWAVSAIALMATSYFLSGFQVGGFLSALVISVVIGFANFFIKPILVLLTLPLNIITLGLFMIIINGVILRFCAAVLPNFSIKNWSTAFLGAVVLAILNAILHTIIV comes from the coding sequence ATGGATCACGGACTCATCATCACATTAGTGCAGTGGGCTGTTTCAGCAATTGCACTTATGGCGACATCATATTTTTTATCTGGATTTCAAGTAGGTGGTTTTTTATCTGCACTCGTTATCTCAGTTGTCATTGGTTTTGCAAATTTTTTTATTAAGCCGATATTAGTCTTACTGACATTACCTCTAAATATCATAACCCTTGGCTTGTTTATGATCATCATCAACGGAGTTATTTTAAGATTTTGCGCAGCTGTTTTACCTAACTTTAGTATAAAAAATTGGTCCACAGCATTTTTAGGCGCAGTGGTACTAGCTATCTTAAATGCCATTCTTCATACGATTATTGTTTAG